From the genome of Leguminivora glycinivorella isolate SPB_JAAS2020 chromosome Z, LegGlyc_1.1, whole genome shotgun sequence, one region includes:
- the LOC125241818 gene encoding LOW QUALITY PROTEIN: dentin sialophosphoprotein-like (The sequence of the model RefSeq protein was modified relative to this genomic sequence to represent the inferred CDS: deleted 2 bases in 1 codon; substituted 1 base at 1 genomic stop codon), whose protein sequence is MAQAEDTELRDLVLEALEKNGSLAKIRALLRANIFLAFEDDCENMKQNVNLDNILKIPEGVLALSIVHEFLEFCNLKNTLFVYMSESRQGTEYMYEGRNMLIDRLQFLNGNHDSKEPVLVTFVKNILRPHQRKYYEQGDAGNVGQHESLTAKHRKDDQNCTYIVHEDSSMSTSNSTSDNSSDEKNKLHLKLPLDNSDTDTSSDSVREKMSSEYIPNQHILSQARSNVDRFSLDQYSTNNQQKDNIRVSQNNDTPNTNLQDHEIKQNINNSSESTSYIDIKSFKPPDETDVTIPVIAVEQIESVHPAFGTQLTQVVLNLRIKQNLSLXSATMNSITSISLKQEHGKEIQKSNLLTSDDRAKSDNEVTDYSLDFSLSQVSRNKSIPESDLQIQDQPSNTSLKEQNSPLLSPHQNSQSSQSSVSISDVADLIEYSDRSYLFERTQHKENETEDTPSKASNQSKKSDQNLVPSEDSGDFSESPIPSLSNLSLDVHSD, encoded by the exons ATGGCTCAAGCTGAAGATACAGAACTCCGAGATTTAGTGTTGGAAGCTTTGGAAAAGAATGGATCTCTAGCTAAAATACGTGCCTTGCTTCGTGCGAATATTTTTTTGGCCTTTGAGGATGATTGTGAAAATATGAAGCAAAATGTGAATTTggataacattttaaaaataccaGAAGGTGTGCTCGCTTTGTCGATTGTTCACGAGTTCTTGGAGTTTTGTAACCTTAAAAACACGCTGTTTGTGTATATGTCGGAGTCGCGTCAGGGTACGGAATACATGTATGAAGGCCGAAATATGTTGATTGATCGGCTTCAGTTCTTAAACGGTAATCATGATTCCAAGGAGCCTGTTCTCGTCACGTTCGTAAAAAATATTCTACGACCCCATCAGAGGAAGTACTATGAGCAGGGAGACGCCGGTAATGTGGGCCAACACGAGTCGCTTACGGCGAAACACCGCAAAGATGACCAAAACTGTACTTACATAGTCCACGAAGACTCCAGTATGTCAACTAGTAATTCGACTTCTGACAACTCATCAGATGAAAAGAATAAACTGCACTTGAAATTACCTCTTGACAATTCAGATACAGACACGTCCAGTGACTCTGTAAGGGAGAAAATGAGCTCTGAGTATATTCCCAACCAACACATACTATCCCAAGCCAGAAGCAATGTTGACAGATTTAGCCTTGACCAGTACTCCACAAACAACCAACAGAAAGATAATATTAGAGTGAGTCAAAACAATGACACTCCCAACACAAATTTGCAAGACCATGAAATAAAGCAGAATATTAATAACAGTAGTGAGTCCACATCATACATAGATATTAAATCATTTAAGCCACCAGATGAGACAGATGTGACAATACCGGTTATAGCAGTTGAACAAATTGAAAGTGTCCATCCAGCCTTCGGAACCCAACTCACACAAGTAGTTCTCAACCTGAGGATAAAACAAAATCTGAGTCTATAA TCGGCAACAATGAATAGTATTACATCAATATCTTTGAAGCAAGAACATGGAAAAGAAATTCAAAAAAGCAACTTACTCACATCAGACGATAGAGCTAAGTCAGACAATGAAGTGACAGACTACAGTTTAGATTTTTCACTATCTCAAGTATCTAGAAATAAGAGTATACCTGAAAGTGATCTGCAGATCCAAGATCAGCCGAGTAACACATCTCTAAAGGAACAAAATTCACCTCTCTTAAGCCCCCACCAGAATTCTCAAAGCTCTCAGAGTTCTGTTTCCATATCTGATGTTGCTGACCTAATTGAGTACAGTGACCGAAGTTACTTATTCGAGCGTACTCAAcataaagaaaatgaaactgaagATACTCCATCTAAAGCAAGCAATCAATCTAAAAAAAGTGATCAGAATTTAGTGCCAAGTGAGGACTCCGGTGATTTTTCAGAATCCCCTATCCCATCTCTTTCAAACTTAAGTCTTGATGTGCATAGTGATTAA